From Chthonomonas sp., the proteins below share one genomic window:
- a CDS encoding PEP-CTERM sorting domain-containing protein — protein MKLNKAWSLILTAAVAGTAHAGLSSYSQNFESLNAASPTALSGDGWKIFANVFNPSGGYLYGYGVFPAPNGGAGFSAIAGGEGGANQGSQYINTYSDYNNGDHANGNRIEANIFQEQVIGSADLAQTYTFKFDYKASSMFGPNGSTTTGAFIKVLNPFNGYSLEAFPLLNTTTASGSVWSENNTLSININNNWNGYILQFGFINNATQYQGSGMYYDNISFGAVPEPSGILAMGLGAFALLRKRSRR, from the coding sequence ATGAAACTGAATAAGGCTTGGTCCCTTATCCTCACGGCTGCAGTTGCTGGTACAGCACATGCCGGACTCTCGTCGTACTCACAGAACTTCGAATCGCTCAACGCGGCAAGCCCCACGGCCCTCTCGGGTGACGGCTGGAAGATTTTTGCCAACGTGTTCAATCCGAGCGGCGGCTACCTTTACGGTTATGGCGTGTTCCCCGCCCCCAATGGCGGCGCGGGCTTTTCGGCCATCGCCGGCGGCGAAGGTGGAGCGAACCAGGGTTCGCAGTACATCAACACGTACAGCGACTACAACAACGGCGACCACGCCAATGGCAACCGCATCGAAGCCAATATCTTCCAAGAACAGGTAATCGGCTCGGCAGACCTCGCTCAAACGTATACGTTCAAGTTCGATTACAAGGCCTCGTCCATGTTCGGACCGAACGGTAGCACAACGACGGGCGCGTTCATCAAGGTGCTCAACCCGTTTAACGGTTACTCGCTGGAAGCGTTTCCGCTGCTGAACACGACGACTGCCTCGGGCAGCGTTTGGTCGGAGAACAACACTCTGTCGATCAACATCAACAACAACTGGAACGGCTACATTCTGCAATTCGGCTTTATCAACAACGCCACGCAGTATCAAGGTTCGGGGATGTACTACGACAACATCTCGTTCGGAGCCGTACCAGAGCCCAGCGGGATTCTCGCCATGGGCCTCGGAGCTTTTGCGCTCTTGCGCAAACGGAGTCGACGCTAA
- a CDS encoding beta-glucosidase, producing the protein MNFQRDFVWGTATAAYQVEGAAMSEGRGLSVWDTFCQRPGAVANGDTGNVACDHYNRYPEDLAIMADLGIQAYRFSFSWSRLIPGGRGALNPHGFEFYDRLIDSLLEKGITPYPTLFHWDYPHELFREGGWLNPDSVEWFGEYTQVVASRYADRVDNWWTLNEPPCFLGLGHVVGTHAPGLKLDWPEFFLATKHAMMAHGRATQVLRNVSRKPIRVGYVPISHIAIPFDESPENIEAAREFTFGVPTKDRQFWYSRLYLDPVVLGEWPEECVRVLTDHGPEVTDEDLDLISQPIDMLGLNYYSAPRVRRGEDGGVEVVPWPAGHPASAFDWPVAPEGLYWSVRFHHERYGLPMMIAENGLSCRDWVSEDGSVHDPQRIDYLSRHLRQLHRAEREGLGIEGYFHWSLLDNFEWAEGYRHRFGLVHVDFETQKRTPKDSAYWYRDVIARNGLAAPSELPKFAKIGGTLS; encoded by the coding sequence ATGAACTTTCAACGTGACTTTGTGTGGGGGACCGCAACTGCCGCTTATCAAGTGGAGGGCGCGGCGATGAGTGAGGGGCGCGGACTTTCGGTGTGGGATACGTTCTGCCAACGACCCGGCGCGGTAGCCAATGGCGACACCGGGAACGTGGCGTGCGACCACTACAATCGTTATCCGGAAGACCTCGCGATTATGGCCGACCTTGGCATTCAAGCCTATCGGTTTTCGTTCTCTTGGTCGCGCCTCATTCCCGGCGGCCGAGGCGCGCTGAATCCGCATGGGTTTGAATTTTATGATCGCCTGATCGACTCGCTGCTGGAAAAAGGTATCACGCCCTACCCAACGCTGTTCCACTGGGATTACCCGCACGAGCTGTTCCGCGAAGGCGGCTGGCTGAACCCCGATTCGGTCGAGTGGTTTGGCGAATACACGCAGGTGGTGGCCAGTCGCTACGCCGATCGCGTGGACAATTGGTGGACGCTCAACGAGCCGCCCTGCTTCCTTGGGCTCGGCCACGTCGTGGGCACGCACGCGCCCGGTTTGAAGCTGGACTGGCCCGAATTTTTCCTCGCGACCAAGCACGCCATGATGGCGCATGGTCGCGCCACGCAGGTGCTCCGCAACGTGTCGCGCAAGCCGATTCGCGTGGGGTACGTGCCGATTAGCCACATCGCGATCCCGTTCGACGAGTCGCCCGAGAACATCGAGGCGGCGCGCGAGTTTACGTTCGGCGTGCCGACCAAGGACCGCCAGTTCTGGTATTCCCGCCTCTATCTCGACCCGGTCGTTCTGGGCGAATGGCCCGAGGAATGCGTTCGCGTGCTCACCGACCACGGCCCGGAAGTCACCGATGAAGACCTGGACCTCATCAGCCAGCCGATTGACATGCTCGGCCTCAACTACTATTCAGCGCCGCGCGTTCGGCGCGGAGAGGATGGCGGTGTGGAGGTGGTGCCGTGGCCCGCGGGTCACCCGGCGAGCGCCTTCGATTGGCCGGTCGCGCCAGAAGGGCTGTATTGGTCAGTGCGATTCCACCACGAACGCTATGGTCTGCCCATGATGATCGCGGAGAACGGACTCAGTTGTCGCGACTGGGTGTCGGAGGATGGCAGCGTCCACGACCCGCAGCGCATTGACTATCTCTCGCGCCACCTGCGCCAGCTTCACCGCGCCGAGCGCGAGGGGCTAGGCATTGAAGGCTACTTCCACTGGTCGCTGCTCGACAACTTCGAGTGGGCCGAGGGCTACCGACACCGATTCGGCCTCGTCCACGTGGATTTCGAAACTCAAAAGCGCACGCCGAAAGATTCGGCGTACTGGTATCGGGACGTCATCGCCCGCAACGGTTTGGCCGCTCCATCGGAGCTGCCGAAATTCGCTAAGATCGGAGGCACCCTTTCGTGA
- a CDS encoding carbohydrate ABC transporter permease, which produces MKMYRGKWLVTILLIVGSLIFLLPFYVSLAMSLKTPQELATTPAWSWPQQVTWANYHEVLSNPNVKFAKLFSNTVIIATVATFGVILSASLVAYAFAKMKFAGRDRLFVVLLSTMMLPAIVTTIPTYYLFKELRWVNTILPLTVPAFFGGGAFNIFLLRQFFMGIPKELDEAAKMEGASHWTIYARIILPLSSSALATVGIFCFIYNWRDFMGPLIYLNDPDKQTLELGLATYNSLRAEQWHLLMAGSVLVTIPLILIFLAGQRYFVKGLALTGFK; this is translated from the coding sequence ATGAAGATGTACCGCGGCAAGTGGTTGGTAACCATCCTGCTCATCGTTGGGAGTTTGATTTTCTTACTTCCCTTCTATGTTTCGCTGGCGATGAGTCTGAAGACGCCGCAAGAACTTGCCACCACGCCTGCCTGGAGTTGGCCGCAACAGGTGACGTGGGCGAACTACCACGAAGTTCTCTCGAATCCCAACGTCAAGTTCGCTAAGCTTTTCTCGAACACGGTGATCATCGCGACGGTCGCGACTTTCGGAGTTATTCTCAGTGCCAGCCTCGTCGCTTACGCGTTTGCGAAAATGAAGTTTGCGGGACGGGACCGCCTCTTTGTGGTGTTGCTGAGCACGATGATGTTGCCGGCAATCGTCACCACGATTCCCACCTACTACTTGTTTAAAGAATTGCGCTGGGTGAACACAATCCTGCCGCTGACCGTGCCCGCATTTTTCGGGGGTGGCGCGTTCAACATCTTCTTGTTGCGCCAGTTCTTTATGGGCATCCCCAAGGAGCTCGACGAGGCCGCCAAGATGGAGGGCGCCAGCCACTGGACGATCTATGCGCGCATCATATTGCCGCTGTCTTCCAGCGCGCTCGCCACCGTCGGCATCTTCTGCTTCATCTACAATTGGCGCGACTTTATGGGGCCGCTTATCTACTTAAACGACCCCGACAAGCAGACACTCGAACTTGGCCTGGCAACCTACAACTCGTTGCGCGCCGAGCAATGGCATTTGCTCATGGCGGGGAGCGTGCTCGTGACCATTCCGCTGATCCTCATTTTTCTCGCCGGACAACGCTATTTTGTGAAGGGTTTAGCCCTCACTGGATTTAAGTAA